A section of the Saccopteryx leptura isolate mSacLep1 chromosome 6, mSacLep1_pri_phased_curated, whole genome shotgun sequence genome encodes:
- the JADE2 gene encoding E3 ubiquitin-protein ligase Jade-2 isoform X1 has translation MEEKRRKYSFSSDNSDTTDSHTTSASRCSKLPSSTKSGWSRQNEKKPSEVFRTDLITAMKIPDSYQLSPDDYYILADPWRQEWEKGVQVPAGAEAIPEPVVRILPPMEGPPTQVSPSSSEFGEGSQSDWPGGSRYDLDEIDAYWLELINSELKEMERPALDELTLERVLEELETLCHQNMARAIETQEGLGIEYDEDVVCDVCRSPEGEDGNEMVFCDKCNVCVHQACYGILKVPTGSWLCRTCALGVQPKCLLCPKRGGALKPTRSGTKWVHVSCALWIPEVSIGCPEKMEPITKISHIPASRWALSCSLCKECTGTCIQCSMPSCVTAFHVTCAFDHGLEMRTILADNDEVKFKSFCQEHSDGGPRVEPTSEPVEPGSAGEDLEKVTLRKQRLQQLEEDFYELVEPAEVAERLDLAEALVDFIYQYWKLKRKANANQPLLTSKTDEVDNLAQQEQDVLYRRLKLFTHLRQDLERVRNLCYMVTRRERTKHAICRLQEQIFHLQMKLIEQDLCRERSGRSAKGKKSNSKRKGHEGPRGSPEKKEKMKAGPDSVLGQLGLSTSFPIDGTFFNSWLAQSVQITAENMAMSEWSLNNGHHEDPTPGLLSEELLQDEETLLSFMRDPSLRPGDPARKARSRTTRQPAKKKPPQDGPSSRTTPDKAPKKPWGQDAASDKGGQGQEPPTRKPPRRTPSHLPSSPTAGNCPIPAAAESPPPLASDTPDKAAPMAADSNVQVPGPTASPKPAGRQRPSRESKGTRRSSGARPDAGTGPPSSVADRPKVSLHFDTETDGFFSDGEMSDSDVEAEDSGLQRGPREARAEEVVRMGVLAS, from the exons GTCTTCCGGACAGATTTGATCACAGCCATGAAGATCCCAGACTCATACCAGCTCAGCCCGGATGACTACTACATCCTGGCAGACCCATGGCGACAGGAGTGGGAGAAAGGTGTGCAGGTGCCCGCCGGGGCAGAGGCCATTCCAGAGCCCGTGGTGAG GATCCTCCCGCCCATGGAAGGCCCCCCAACCCAGGTGTCCCCTAGCAGCTCTGAATTTGGCGAAGGCTCCCAGTCTGATTGGCCAGGGGGCAGCCGCTATGACCTGGACGAGATCGACGCCTACTGGCTGGAGCTCATCAACTCGGAGCTCAAGGAGATGG AGAGGCCGGCACTGGACGAGCTGACGCTGGAGCGTGTGCTGGAGGAGCTGGAGACGCTGTGCCACCAGAACATGGCGCGGGCCATTGAGACGCAGGAGGGGCTGGGCATCGAGTATGACGAGGATGTTGTCTGTGATGTGTGCCGCTCTCCTGAGGGCGAAGATGGCAACGAGATGGTCTTCTGTGACAAATGCAACGTCTGCGTGCACCAG GCATGCTACGGGATCCTCAAGGTGCCCACAGGCAGCTGGCTATGCCGGACGTGTGCCCTGGGTGTCCAGCCAAAGTGCCTGCTCTGCCCCAAGCGAGGAGGAGCCCTGAAGCCCACCAGAAGTGGGACCAAGTGGGTGCACGTCAGCTGCGCTCTGTGGATTCCTGAG GTCAGCATTGGCTGCCCCGAGAAGATGGAGCCCATCACCAAGATCTCACATATCCCAGCCAGCCGCTGGGCTCTGTCCTGCAGCCTGTGCAAGGAGTGCACGGGCACCTGCATCCAG TGTTCCATGCCTTCCTGCGTCACGGCGTTCCACGTCACATGCGCCTTTGACCATGGCCTAGAAATGCGGACTATCTTAGCAGACAACGATGAGGTCAAGTTCAAGTCATTCTGCCAGGAGCACAGTGATGGAGGTCCCAGGGTTGAGCCCACATCCGAGCCGGTGgagcctggctcagctggagaggACCTGGAAAAGGTGACCCTGCGTAAGCAGCGGCTGCAGCAGCTAGAGGAAGACTTCTATGAGCTGGTGGAGCCGGCCGAGGTGGCCGAGCGCCTGGACCTGGCCGAGGCACTGGTTGACTTCATCTACCAGTACTGGAAGCTGAAGAGAAAAGCCAATGCCAACCAGCCGCTGCTGACCTCCAAGACCGACGAGGTGGACAACCTGGCCCAGCAGGAGCAGGACGTCCTCTACCGCCGCCTGAAGCTCTTCACACACCTGCGGCAGGACTTGGAGAGG GTTAGAAACCTGTGCTACATGGTGACGAGGCGCGAGAGAACGAAACATGCCATCTGCAGACTCCAGGAGCAGATATTCCACCTGCAGATGAAGCTTATTGAACAGGATCTGTGTCGAG AGCGTTCTGGGAGGAGTGCGAAGGGCAAGAAGAGCAACTCGAAAAGGAAAGGCCATGAGGGCCCAAGGGGCAGCCccgagaagaaggagaaaatgaaggCGGGGCCTGACTCAGTCCTGGGACAGCTGG gCCTGTCCACCTCATTCCCCATCGATGGCACCTTCTTCAACAGCTGGCTGGCACAGTCAGTGCAGATCACAGCGGAGAACATGGCCATGAGCGAGTGGTCACTAAACAATGGGCACCACGAGGACCCCACCCCAGGGCTCCTGTCCGAGGAGCTGCTGCAGGACGAAGAGACGCTGCTAAGCTTCATGCGGGACCCCTCACTGCGACCTGGCGACCCTGCCAGGAAGGCCCGCAGCCGCACCACCCGCCAGCCCGCCAAGAAGAAACCGCCACAGGATGGGCCCAGTTCACGGACGACTCCAGACAAAGCCCCCAAGAAGCCCTGGGGCCAGGATGCAGCTAGCGACAAGGGGGGTCAAGGTCAAGAACCACCTACCAGGAAGCCACCACGGCGAACACCTTCTCACCTGCCATCCAGTCCTACAGCTGGCAACTGTCCCATCCCAGCAGCCGCCGAGAGCCCCCCTCCACTGGCCTCTGACACCCCCGACAAAGCAGCCCCAATGGCTGCCGACTCAAATGTCCAAGTGCCTGGCCCTACGGCAAGCCCCAAGCCCGCAGGCCGGCAGCGGCCGTCCCGCGAGAGCAAGGGAACCCGGAGATCATCCGGTGCCAGGCCTGATGCTGGGACAGGACCGCCTTCTTCTGTGGCCGACAGGCCAAAGGTCAGCCTACACTTTGACACTGAGACTGATGGCTTCTTCTCTGATGGGGAGATGAGCGACTCAGACGTGGAGGCCGAGGACAGCGGGTTGCAGCGGGGTCCCCGGGAAGCAAGGGCTGAGGAGGTGGTCCGCATGGGGGTTTTGGCCTCCTAA
- the JADE2 gene encoding E3 ubiquitin-protein ligase Jade-2 isoform X2, giving the protein MEEKRRKYSFSSDNSDTTDSHTTSASRCSKLPSSTKSGWSRQNEKKPSEVFRTDLITAMKIPDSYQLSPDDYYILADPWRQEWEKGVQVPAGAEAIPEPVVRILPPMEGPPTQVSPSSSEFGEGSQSDWPGGSRYDLDEIDAYWLELINSELKEMERPALDELTLERVLEELETLCHQNMARAIETQEGLGIEYDEDVVCDVCRSPEGEDGNEMVFCDKCNVCVHQACYGILKVPTGSWLCRTCALGVQPKCLLCPKRGGALKPTRSGTKWVHVSCALWIPEVSIGCPEKMEPITKISHIPASRWALSCSLCKECTGTCIQCSMPSCVTAFHVTCAFDHGLEMRTILADNDEVKFKSFCQEHSDGGPRVEPTSEPVEPGSAGEDLEKVTLRKQRLQQLEEDFYELVEPAEVAERLDLAEALVDFIYQYWKLKRKANANQPLLTSKTDEVDNLAQQEQDVLYRRLKLFTHLRQDLERVRNLCYMVTRRERTKHAICRLQEQIFHLQMKLIEQDLCRGLSTSFPIDGTFFNSWLAQSVQITAENMAMSEWSLNNGHHEDPTPGLLSEELLQDEETLLSFMRDPSLRPGDPARKARSRTTRQPAKKKPPQDGPSSRTTPDKAPKKPWGQDAASDKGGQGQEPPTRKPPRRTPSHLPSSPTAGNCPIPAAAESPPPLASDTPDKAAPMAADSNVQVPGPTASPKPAGRQRPSRESKGTRRSSGARPDAGTGPPSSVADRPKVSLHFDTETDGFFSDGEMSDSDVEAEDSGLQRGPREARAEEVVRMGVLAS; this is encoded by the exons GTCTTCCGGACAGATTTGATCACAGCCATGAAGATCCCAGACTCATACCAGCTCAGCCCGGATGACTACTACATCCTGGCAGACCCATGGCGACAGGAGTGGGAGAAAGGTGTGCAGGTGCCCGCCGGGGCAGAGGCCATTCCAGAGCCCGTGGTGAG GATCCTCCCGCCCATGGAAGGCCCCCCAACCCAGGTGTCCCCTAGCAGCTCTGAATTTGGCGAAGGCTCCCAGTCTGATTGGCCAGGGGGCAGCCGCTATGACCTGGACGAGATCGACGCCTACTGGCTGGAGCTCATCAACTCGGAGCTCAAGGAGATGG AGAGGCCGGCACTGGACGAGCTGACGCTGGAGCGTGTGCTGGAGGAGCTGGAGACGCTGTGCCACCAGAACATGGCGCGGGCCATTGAGACGCAGGAGGGGCTGGGCATCGAGTATGACGAGGATGTTGTCTGTGATGTGTGCCGCTCTCCTGAGGGCGAAGATGGCAACGAGATGGTCTTCTGTGACAAATGCAACGTCTGCGTGCACCAG GCATGCTACGGGATCCTCAAGGTGCCCACAGGCAGCTGGCTATGCCGGACGTGTGCCCTGGGTGTCCAGCCAAAGTGCCTGCTCTGCCCCAAGCGAGGAGGAGCCCTGAAGCCCACCAGAAGTGGGACCAAGTGGGTGCACGTCAGCTGCGCTCTGTGGATTCCTGAG GTCAGCATTGGCTGCCCCGAGAAGATGGAGCCCATCACCAAGATCTCACATATCCCAGCCAGCCGCTGGGCTCTGTCCTGCAGCCTGTGCAAGGAGTGCACGGGCACCTGCATCCAG TGTTCCATGCCTTCCTGCGTCACGGCGTTCCACGTCACATGCGCCTTTGACCATGGCCTAGAAATGCGGACTATCTTAGCAGACAACGATGAGGTCAAGTTCAAGTCATTCTGCCAGGAGCACAGTGATGGAGGTCCCAGGGTTGAGCCCACATCCGAGCCGGTGgagcctggctcagctggagaggACCTGGAAAAGGTGACCCTGCGTAAGCAGCGGCTGCAGCAGCTAGAGGAAGACTTCTATGAGCTGGTGGAGCCGGCCGAGGTGGCCGAGCGCCTGGACCTGGCCGAGGCACTGGTTGACTTCATCTACCAGTACTGGAAGCTGAAGAGAAAAGCCAATGCCAACCAGCCGCTGCTGACCTCCAAGACCGACGAGGTGGACAACCTGGCCCAGCAGGAGCAGGACGTCCTCTACCGCCGCCTGAAGCTCTTCACACACCTGCGGCAGGACTTGGAGAGG GTTAGAAACCTGTGCTACATGGTGACGAGGCGCGAGAGAACGAAACATGCCATCTGCAGACTCCAGGAGCAGATATTCCACCTGCAGATGAAGCTTATTGAACAGGATCTGTGTCGAG gCCTGTCCACCTCATTCCCCATCGATGGCACCTTCTTCAACAGCTGGCTGGCACAGTCAGTGCAGATCACAGCGGAGAACATGGCCATGAGCGAGTGGTCACTAAACAATGGGCACCACGAGGACCCCACCCCAGGGCTCCTGTCCGAGGAGCTGCTGCAGGACGAAGAGACGCTGCTAAGCTTCATGCGGGACCCCTCACTGCGACCTGGCGACCCTGCCAGGAAGGCCCGCAGCCGCACCACCCGCCAGCCCGCCAAGAAGAAACCGCCACAGGATGGGCCCAGTTCACGGACGACTCCAGACAAAGCCCCCAAGAAGCCCTGGGGCCAGGATGCAGCTAGCGACAAGGGGGGTCAAGGTCAAGAACCACCTACCAGGAAGCCACCACGGCGAACACCTTCTCACCTGCCATCCAGTCCTACAGCTGGCAACTGTCCCATCCCAGCAGCCGCCGAGAGCCCCCCTCCACTGGCCTCTGACACCCCCGACAAAGCAGCCCCAATGGCTGCCGACTCAAATGTCCAAGTGCCTGGCCCTACGGCAAGCCCCAAGCCCGCAGGCCGGCAGCGGCCGTCCCGCGAGAGCAAGGGAACCCGGAGATCATCCGGTGCCAGGCCTGATGCTGGGACAGGACCGCCTTCTTCTGTGGCCGACAGGCCAAAGGTCAGCCTACACTTTGACACTGAGACTGATGGCTTCTTCTCTGATGGGGAGATGAGCGACTCAGACGTGGAGGCCGAGGACAGCGGGTTGCAGCGGGGTCCCCGGGAAGCAAGGGCTGAGGAGGTGGTCCGCATGGGGGTTTTGGCCTCCTAA